From a single Entelurus aequoreus isolate RoL-2023_Sb linkage group LG12, RoL_Eaeq_v1.1, whole genome shotgun sequence genomic region:
- the ntf3 gene encoding neurotrophin-3, translating to MVAFLTILQVNLVMSILLYVMVLVYLYGIQATNMDNSHQQQQQQQQQQPGPDPLNSLIIQLLQADLTRGKSRGNQSQQGKSRDPETQDSLLVANTPTEERRGAVMMLNTDLLRQHKRFNSPRVLLSDRPPLQPPPLYMADDFVNGGPQGQSSGNKTRKKRYTEHRSYRGEYSVCDSESTWVTNKTEAVDLDGNTVKVLGKIKTSATRDINQYFYETRCLCEKGRCRGIDDKNWNSVCKTKQAHVRALTQDFNNRTGWRWIRINTSCVCALSRKRHRT from the coding sequence ATCTTACAGGTGAACCTTGTGATGTCCATCCTGCTCTACGTGATGGTCCTCGTGTACCTCTATGGTATCCAGGCAACCAACATGGACAACAgtcaccagcagcagcagcagcagcagcagcagcagcctggTCCTGACCCTTTAAACTCCCTCATCATCCAGCTGCTCCAGGCTGACCTGACCAGGGGCAAGAGTCGGGGTAACCAGAGCCAGCAGGGGAAAAGCCGAGACCCAGAGACCCAGGACTCTCTTCTCGTCGCCAATACGCCCACGGAGGAGCGGCGGGGGGCCGTGATGATGTTGAACACGGACCTTCTGAGGCAACACAAGCGCTTCAATTCGCCTCGAGTGCTTCTGAGCGACAGACCGCCCCTGCAGCCGCCGCCGCTGTACATGGCGGATGACTTCGTGAACGGCGGACCGCAGGGCCAATCATCCGGGAATAAGACCCGGAAGAAGCGCTACACCGAGCACAGGAGCTACCGCGGGGAATATTCCGTGTGCGACAGCGAGAGCACGTGGGTGACCAACAAAACCGAAGCGGTGGACTTGGACGGGAACACCGTCAAGGTTTTGGGCAAAATCAAAACCAGCGCCACGCGGGACATCAATCAGTACTTTTACGAGACCAGGTGTCTGTGCGAGAAGGGACGCTGCAGGGGCATCGACGACAAGAACTGGAACTCGGTCTGCAAAACCAAGCAGGCCCACGTCAGGGCGCTCACGCAGGACTTCAACAATAGAACAGGCTGGAGGTGGATACGCATCAACACttcctgtgtgtgcgcgctgtcCAGGAAACGTCACAGGACGTAA